TACATTGGCATAAATCCAAACTTTTCTGACGATATTTCTACAACTTCCCCCAACTTTTGATTTATAATTCtttccaaaattttcattttattggaTATCAGCTTGATTCCCGTATCGTTGCTACAGTCTTGAATGTCtcctttctctttaaatattgggacAATAAAGCTCTTCCTACATTCATATACGATCTCCTCCTGTTCGTACATCTCAAATAGATCCCCAAGTATAGTTATGCCCTCTACTCCCAATGTTTTCCAAGCCTCAGCCCGTATCCCATCGTGTCCAACTGCCTTACCCTTTATAATTTTTTTGCAAGTGCTCTGATCACTTCCTTCTTTTCCTATCAATAATctctcaaaatattctttccacctCATCTGTATATTCTTATAACTGTCCTAtcttctctttttatttgttttactttagtAATATCTTCTGAAGCTCTACTTCGCGATTTTgccagactatatatcaatttcggACCTCTTATGCCCAAGGTATCACAGAGATCTTCATATCCCTGTGCTTTAGCTTTCACCACAGCTGTTTTTGCATTCTTATTTCTTTCCTTAAAACGTGTCTTATGCTCCTTTCGATGCTTTCTTCCCATTCTTTTTAGATTCTTTCTCAATTTGCACGTTTTCCTGTACATTCCTATTCCACCAAAAAGTTTCCTTATCCTGTGAAATTTTTCCCGATGT
This genomic stretch from Palaemon carinicauda isolate YSFRI2023 chromosome 21, ASM3689809v2, whole genome shotgun sequence harbors:
- the LOC137614842 gene encoding uncharacterized protein, yielding MRWKEYFERLLIGKEGSDQSTCKKIIKGKAVGHDGIRAEAWKTLGVEGITILGDLFEMYEQEEIVYECRKSFIVPIFKEKGDIQDCSNDTGIKLISNKMKILERIINQKLGEVVEISSEKFGFMPMYTLRQLMERYREGQKTLIVNFIDLE